From one Labeo rohita strain BAU-BD-2019 chromosome 8, IGBB_LRoh.1.0, whole genome shotgun sequence genomic stretch:
- the LOC127170051 gene encoding BOLA class I histocompatibility antigen, alpha chain BL3-7, which produces MQIYMFIRNMFLSLDAFNGQNTEEFTFDVVKRTMQINLPWMRIKGMGQMEWLHVKFLYEHVYHPVCMKVLRTFLEKEKNTVMRKVKPKVRLFRKPLTDSQGLQISCLATGFYPRHINLTLFRDGQPVDDDQITGGEILPNGDGTYQMRKSLLIGEKELREEHKYNCTMKHLSLDNKLDISFDEDLEKSDFGSSALSIIISALAFFCVAVLIITALIIWRKRRTAEIGSSTSHQSGYSPTSTSEQETT; this is translated from the exons atgcaG ATTTACATGTTTATCAGAAACATGTTTCTTTCATTGGATGCTTTTAATGGACAAAATACGGAAGAGTTCACCTTTGATGTGGTAAAAAGAACTATGCAAATTAATTTACCATGGATGAGAATAAAAGGCATGGGTCAGATGGAATGGCTTCATGTGAAGTTCCTGTATGAACACGTTTATCATCCTGTTTGCATGAAGGTTTTGCGCACATTcctggaaaaagaaaagaacactgTGATGCGAAAAG TGAAACCCAAAGTCAGACTCTTTAGGAAGCCTCTTACAGACTCTCAAGGGCTTCAGATCAGTTGTCTGGCCACTGGATTTTACCCTCGTCACATTAACCTGACCCTGTTCAGAGATGGTCAGCCTGTGGATGATGATCAGATCACAGGAGGAGAGATTCTGCCCAACGGAGACGGAACTTACCAGATGAGGAAGAGTTTGCTGATTGGTGAAAAAGAGCTACGTGAGGAACATAAATACAACTGCACAATGAAGCATCTCAGTCTGGACAACAAACTGGACATTTCGTTTG ATGAGGATCTGGAAAAATCTGACTTCGGATCTTCTGCTCTATCTATAATTATCAGTGCGTTGGCGTTCTTTTGTGTGGCTGTTCTTATCATAACTGCACTTATCATATGGAGGAAGAGACGTACTGCTG AAATAGGCTCCAGTACTTCACATCAAAGTGGATATTCACCTACTTCAA CTTCAGAACAAGAAACAACATGA